A portion of the Chromobacterium sp. IIBBL 290-4 genome contains these proteins:
- a CDS encoding cation diffusion facilitator family transporter, with translation MTSRFHLHDESGAEDCAHDDEHDFNHGHLHPHAGPSARAGRRLSSRSLAQVTALTLVFAVVELLGGWWSGSLALLSDAGHMLTDSLSLLLALWVSHIGHRPANERLSFGHGRAEVLGALVNSLLLFGLSIVIVIEAASRLARPHPVNGLGLLWIAAAGLAVNALAAWLLSRGAHSLNSRAALWHVLGDLLGSVAAIASGAVIWRTGWLMVDPLLSILVALLLLAAAWRLIRQAGLVLMEGVPRHLDYNRIGAALAAIAGVRSVHDLHVWTMSAERVALSAHLRIAAPQDWPRILAACQRMLSRDFSIDHVTLQAEWPPAAPAGKPVPIDIVSEDKYP, from the coding sequence ATGACGTCCAGGTTCCATCTGCATGATGAGAGCGGCGCGGAAGATTGCGCGCACGACGACGAACATGACTTCAATCATGGCCATTTGCACCCGCATGCAGGGCCGAGCGCGCGGGCCGGCCGCCGGCTGAGCAGCCGCTCGCTGGCCCAGGTGACGGCGCTGACGCTGGTGTTCGCCGTGGTGGAGCTGCTGGGCGGCTGGTGGAGCGGGTCATTGGCGCTGCTGTCCGACGCCGGCCACATGTTGACTGATTCGCTGTCCTTATTATTGGCGTTGTGGGTGTCGCATATTGGCCACCGTCCGGCCAATGAGAGGCTGTCGTTCGGCCACGGCCGCGCCGAAGTGCTGGGCGCCTTGGTGAATAGCCTGCTGCTGTTCGGGCTGTCCATCGTCATCGTGATCGAGGCGGCGTCCAGGCTGGCGCGGCCGCATCCGGTCAACGGCTTGGGGTTGTTGTGGATCGCGGCGGCGGGCTTGGCGGTCAATGCGCTGGCCGCCTGGCTGCTTAGCCGCGGCGCGCACAGCCTGAACAGCCGCGCGGCGCTATGGCATGTGCTGGGCGATCTGCTGGGCTCGGTGGCTGCGATCGCATCAGGTGCGGTAATCTGGCGGACGGGATGGCTGATGGTGGATCCGCTGTTGTCCATCCTGGTGGCCCTGTTATTGCTTGCCGCGGCTTGGCGCTTGATTCGCCAGGCCGGGCTGGTGCTGATGGAGGGCGTGCCGCGGCATCTCGACTACAACCGGATAGGCGCGGCGCTGGCCGCCATCGCCGGCGTCCGCTCGGTGCATGATCTGCATGTCTGGACCATGTCGGCGGAGCGGGTGGCCTTGTCGGCGCATTTGCGGATTGCGGCCCCGCAGGATTGGCCGCGCATTCTGGCGGCGTGCCAGCGCATGCTGTCGCGCGATTTCAGCATCGATCACGTAACCTTGCAGGCGGAATGGCCGCCAGCCGCGCCGGCGGGCAAGCCGGTGCCTATTGATATCGTTTCCGAGGACAAGTATCCATGA
- a CDS encoding bifunctional acetate--CoA ligase family protein/GNAT family N-acetyltransferase, giving the protein MRPHYLTPLFSPRHVAVVGASDRPGSIGQAVFANLLASAFQGKLFPVNLNHKVVGGIPAVSSVRQIDGPVDLAVVVTAIRSLPAIVKDCGKKGVKAVLLAKEFSDSEQLEQELINEALSIARHFGIRILGPNVLGLMRPVAGFNASNYSGKVRPGNLALVSESSALCAAMLDWADSKEIGFSSVISLGGALDVGFGEILDYLVADNATQGILLHVHHIHDSRRFMSALRAAARTKPVVVIKSGRFESDDNGRTHAGNLVASGDVFDAALSRAGVLRVSSISQLFTAAKVLAANYRVGGRRLAIVSNGFGPGLLAADSAVDNGVELAKLGDETMKLLDSVLPRNWSHANPLDIIGDASPMRFRTAVKACVDDAGVDGVMVVFTPQAGTDHLTTAQLMIGLQRETSKPLFLSWLGDAKVSESRELFDKAKCAHFRAPEYGIEVFRHLAAYQRNQQLLLQTPGPLEGKRDEADIGAARKVIDAALAEGRTILSERESKQVLAAFHIPVNPTTLARTADQAARQAEKIGYPVVLKIDSPDIIYKSDVGGVELNISNETTLRSAFDGIISRARHARPDARIDGVSVQPMRKRRFAREVIVGVARDAAFGPVITFGAGGIAVEVMHDLALALPPLNDYLVDNMIGQTRIGQLLGPFKNLPPVDIDELRHVLLQVSEMVCELPQLREMDINPLVADEQGVIALDARIIVEPARRDLKRYGHMAIMPYPSHMVICAKLHDGTPVMIRPIRPEDAEMQQAFVRNLSEESRYNRYLSSIKQLSQSMLVRFTQLDYDREMALAMTREGDGGEEMLAVARFITDPDNEACEFALEVADSWQGRGIGNLLMQALFDAAREQGLKLMRGEVLAGNKGMLKLMHKLGFSVEPHPEDRALTLVLKPL; this is encoded by the coding sequence ATGAGGCCGCATTATCTGACCCCGCTGTTTTCTCCTCGCCATGTCGCCGTGGTCGGCGCCAGCGACCGGCCCGGCTCCATCGGCCAGGCGGTGTTCGCCAATCTGCTGGCCAGCGCTTTCCAGGGCAAGCTGTTTCCGGTGAATCTGAACCATAAGGTGGTGGGCGGCATTCCAGCGGTGTCCTCGGTGCGGCAGATAGACGGGCCGGTGGACCTGGCGGTGGTGGTGACGGCGATCCGCAGCCTGCCGGCCATCGTCAAGGATTGCGGCAAGAAGGGCGTCAAGGCGGTGTTGCTGGCCAAGGAGTTTTCCGACAGCGAGCAGTTGGAGCAGGAGCTGATCAACGAGGCCTTGTCCATCGCCCGCCACTTCGGCATCCGCATCCTCGGCCCCAATGTGCTGGGCCTGATGCGGCCGGTGGCCGGCTTCAACGCCAGCAACTACAGCGGCAAGGTGAGGCCGGGCAATCTGGCGCTGGTGTCGGAGTCGTCCGCCTTGTGCGCGGCGATGCTGGACTGGGCGGACAGCAAGGAAATCGGCTTCTCCAGCGTGATCTCGCTGGGCGGCGCGCTGGATGTCGGTTTCGGCGAGATTCTGGATTACCTGGTGGCCGACAACGCCACCCAGGGCATTCTGTTGCATGTACACCACATTCACGATTCGCGCCGCTTTATGTCGGCGCTGCGCGCCGCCGCCCGCACCAAGCCGGTGGTGGTGATCAAGTCCGGCCGTTTCGAAAGCGATGACAACGGCCGCACCCATGCCGGCAATCTGGTGGCCAGCGGCGATGTGTTCGACGCCGCCTTGTCCCGCGCCGGCGTGCTGCGGGTGTCGTCCATCTCGCAGCTGTTCACCGCCGCCAAGGTGCTGGCCGCCAATTACCGGGTGGGCGGACGACGCTTGGCCATCGTCTCCAACGGCTTCGGTCCCGGGCTGCTGGCGGCGGACAGCGCGGTGGACAACGGCGTGGAGCTGGCCAAGCTCGGCGATGAAACCATGAAGCTGCTGGACAGCGTGCTGCCGCGCAACTGGTCGCATGCCAATCCCTTGGACATCATCGGCGACGCCAGCCCGATGCGTTTCCGCACCGCGGTGAAGGCCTGCGTCGACGATGCCGGCGTGGACGGCGTGATGGTGGTGTTCACGCCGCAGGCGGGTACTGATCATCTGACTACGGCGCAATTGATGATAGGGCTGCAGCGCGAGACCTCCAAGCCGCTGTTCCTGTCCTGGCTGGGCGACGCCAAGGTGTCGGAAAGCCGCGAGCTGTTCGACAAGGCCAAGTGCGCGCACTTCCGGGCGCCGGAGTACGGCATCGAGGTGTTCCGCCATCTGGCGGCCTATCAGCGCAATCAGCAGTTGCTGCTGCAGACGCCGGGTCCGCTGGAAGGCAAGCGCGACGAGGCCGACATCGGCGCCGCGCGCAAGGTGATAGACGCCGCGCTGGCCGAAGGCCGCACCATTTTGTCCGAGCGCGAATCCAAGCAGGTGCTGGCGGCCTTTCATATCCCGGTGAATCCGACCACGCTGGCGCGCACCGCCGACCAGGCGGCCCGCCAGGCGGAGAAGATAGGTTATCCGGTGGTGCTGAAGATAGACTCGCCCGACATCATCTATAAGTCGGATGTCGGCGGCGTTGAGCTGAATATCAGCAACGAAACGACGCTGCGCAGCGCCTTCGACGGCATCATTTCCCGCGCGAGGCATGCGCGGCCGGATGCGCGCATCGATGGCGTCTCGGTGCAGCCCATGCGCAAACGCCGCTTCGCCCGCGAGGTGATCGTCGGCGTGGCGCGCGACGCTGCCTTCGGTCCGGTGATCACCTTCGGCGCCGGCGGCATCGCGGTGGAGGTGATGCATGACCTGGCGCTGGCCTTGCCGCCGCTGAATGATTATCTGGTCGACAATATGATAGGCCAGACCCGCATCGGCCAGCTGCTCGGACCGTTCAAGAACCTGCCGCCGGTCGATATCGACGAATTGCGTCATGTGCTGCTGCAGGTATCGGAAATGGTGTGCGAGCTGCCGCAATTGCGAGAGATGGATATCAACCCGCTGGTGGCCGACGAACAGGGCGTCATCGCGCTGGACGCCCGCATCATCGTTGAGCCCGCGCGCCGCGACCTGAAGCGTTACGGCCACATGGCCATCATGCCTTACCCCAGCCATATGGTGATATGCGCCAAGCTGCATGACGGCACGCCGGTGATGATCCGGCCGATCCGGCCGGAAGACGCCGAGATGCAGCAGGCCTTCGTCCGCAATCTCTCGGAAGAAAGCCGATATAACCGCTACCTTTCCAGCATCAAGCAATTGTCGCAAAGCATGCTGGTCCGCTTCACCCAGCTCGACTACGACCGCGAGATGGCGTTGGCGATGACGCGCGAAGGCGACGGGGGCGAGGAGATGCTGGCGGTGGCGCGTTTCATCACCGATCCGGACAACGAAGCCTGCGAGTTCGCGCTGGAAGTGGCGGATAGTTGGCAGGGGCGCGGCATCGGCAATTTGCTGATGCAGGCGCTGTTCGACGCGGCGCGCGAGCAGGGCTTGAAGCTGATGCGCGGCGAAGTCCTGGCCGGCAACAAGGGCATGTTGAAACTGATGCATAAACTGGGGTTTAGCGTCGAGCCGCACCCTGAAGACAGGGCCTTGACGCTGGTGCTGAAGCCCTTGTAG
- the rpsP gene encoding 30S ribosomal protein S16 yields the protein MVVIRLARGGAKNRPFYNIVVTDSRNRRDGRFIERVGFYNPVANEKQERVRFTMDRLNYWVGVGAQLSDSVAKLLKEQKAVAA from the coding sequence ATGGTAGTGATTCGTCTGGCACGCGGCGGCGCCAAGAACCGTCCGTTCTACAACATCGTGGTGACCGATTCCCGCAACCGTCGTGACGGTCGCTTCATCGAGCGCGTTGGCTTCTACAACCCGGTAGCCAACGAAAAGCAAGAACGCGTCCGCTTCACCATGGACCGTCTGAACTACTGGGTAGGCGTTGGCGCTCAGCTGTCCGACTCCGTTGCCAAGCTGCTGAAAGAGCAGAAGGCCGTAGCCGCTTAA
- the rimM gene encoding ribosome maturation factor RimM (Essential for efficient processing of 16S rRNA), with protein sequence MRDEDLVVMGFVRGAFGIKGWVKIHADTEYADSLFDYPTWWLGKNGSWKPYAFENGAVQPKALAAKLEGVEDRDGAEALRGSQIAIPRSELPEAGDDEYYWADLIGLVVVNQQGETLGKVDNLLETGANDVLVVKGDDGQQRLIPFVGQYVLDVVRAEGRILVDWGLDY encoded by the coding sequence ATGCGCGACGAAGATCTGGTAGTGATGGGCTTTGTGCGCGGCGCCTTCGGCATCAAGGGCTGGGTGAAAATCCATGCCGATACCGAATACGCTGACAGTCTGTTCGATTACCCGACCTGGTGGTTGGGCAAGAACGGCAGCTGGAAGCCATATGCATTCGAAAACGGCGCGGTTCAGCCCAAGGCCCTGGCGGCCAAGCTGGAAGGCGTCGAAGATCGCGACGGCGCGGAAGCGTTGCGCGGCTCGCAGATCGCGATTCCGCGCAGCGAGTTGCCGGAGGCCGGCGACGACGAATATTACTGGGCCGACCTGATCGGCCTGGTCGTCGTCAACCAGCAAGGCGAAACGCTCGGCAAGGTGGACAACCTGCTTGAGACGGGCGCCAACGATGTGCTGGTGGTCAAGGGCGACGATGGTCAGCAAAGGCTGATCCCCTTCGTCGGACAGTATGTGCTGGACGTGGTGCGAGCCGAGGGCCGCATTCTGGTGGACTGGGGTCTGGATTACTGA
- the trmD gene encoding tRNA (guanosine(37)-N1)-methyltransferase TrmD: protein MQIDAVTLFPEMFDSIARFGVSQRALDLGLWHFHAWNPRDFTHDNYRRVDDRPYGGGPGMVMQIEPLEKALAAARARQREAGVERSHVVYLSPQGKQLSHAKAEELSQKPGLILLCGRYEGIDERLIATEVDEEISIGDYVLSGGELAAMVVTDAVVRLLPGALNDAQSAYEDSFVDGLLDCPHYTRPEEYRGMRVPDVLLSGNHALIAKWRLKQSLGRTWKRRPELLKDRILTKQESRLLAEYQQEQDIQNKSE, encoded by the coding sequence ATGCAGATCGACGCGGTAACGCTGTTCCCGGAGATGTTCGATTCGATCGCCCGTTTTGGCGTCAGCCAGCGGGCGCTTGATTTGGGCCTGTGGCATTTCCATGCCTGGAATCCGCGTGATTTCACCCACGACAATTATCGTCGGGTGGATGACCGGCCTTATGGCGGCGGTCCCGGCATGGTGATGCAGATCGAGCCCTTGGAAAAGGCGCTCGCCGCCGCGCGAGCGCGTCAGCGCGAAGCCGGCGTGGAGCGTTCGCACGTGGTGTACCTGTCGCCGCAAGGCAAACAGTTAAGCCATGCCAAGGCGGAAGAGCTGTCGCAAAAGCCGGGCCTGATCCTGCTGTGCGGCCGCTACGAAGGCATAGACGAGCGCTTGATCGCCACCGAGGTCGACGAGGAAATCTCCATCGGCGACTATGTGCTGTCCGGCGGCGAGCTGGCGGCGATGGTGGTGACGGATGCTGTGGTCAGGCTGCTGCCGGGCGCGCTCAATGACGCGCAATCGGCGTACGAAGACTCATTTGTGGATGGTCTGTTGGACTGTCCGCATTATACCCGACCCGAAGAGTATCGAGGCATGCGGGTGCCGGACGTGCTGTTGTCCGGTAATCATGCCCTGATCGCCAAATGGCGGCTGAAGCAGTCGCTGGGGCGCACGTGGAAACGTCGTCCCGAGCTGCTGAAAGACCGCATTTTGACAAAACAGGAATCTCGGCTGCTGGCGGAGTACCAGCAGGAACAAGATATCCAGAACAAATCGGAGTAA
- the rplS gene encoding 50S ribosomal protein L19, translating to MNLIQKLEQEEIARLGKTLPEFAPGDTVVVQVKVKEGNRERLQAYEGVVIAKRNRGLNSAFTVRKMSAGEGVERTFQTYSPLVASVEVKRRGDVRRAKLYYLRGRTGKSARIKEKLPARKQG from the coding sequence ATGAATCTGATTCAAAAACTCGAGCAAGAAGAAATCGCACGCCTGGGCAAGACCCTGCCGGAATTCGCCCCGGGCGACACCGTAGTGGTGCAAGTTAAGGTAAAGGAAGGCAACCGCGAGCGTCTGCAGGCTTACGAAGGCGTGGTAATCGCCAAGCGTAACCGCGGCCTGAACAGCGCTTTCACCGTGCGCAAGATGTCCGCCGGCGAAGGTGTTGAGCGTACCTTCCAAACTTACTCCCCGCTGGTGGCTTCCGTTGAAGTGAAGCGTCGCGGTGACGTTCGTCGCGCCAAGCTGTACTACCTGCGCGGCCGCACCGGCAAGTCCGCACGCATCAAGGAAAAGCTGCCGGCTCGCAAGCAGGGTTAA
- a CDS encoding methylated-DNA--[protein]-cysteine S-methyltransferase produces MGFSAVIAAPFGRLGMQCRDGELIRLDFMPADAPLAPPASGSLEAEVARQLDAYYADPRHVFALPYRLHGTPYQLKVWEQIAAIPCGETRRYLDISQTLASSPRAVGGACGRNPIPLIVPCHRVVASAGLGGFNQSSGDGTLNIKKWLLRHELG; encoded by the coding sequence ATGGGTTTCAGCGCCGTGATCGCCGCGCCGTTCGGCCGGTTGGGCATGCAGTGCCGCGACGGTGAATTGATAAGGCTAGACTTCATGCCGGCGGACGCGCCGCTGGCGCCGCCCGCCTCAGGCAGCCTGGAGGCGGAGGTGGCGCGCCAGCTGGATGCATATTACGCCGACCCTCGCCATGTCTTCGCCTTGCCTTATCGCCTGCATGGCACGCCTTACCAGTTGAAGGTGTGGGAGCAAATCGCCGCCATTCCCTGCGGCGAGACGCGCCGCTATCTGGATATCTCGCAAACGCTGGCCTCTTCGCCGCGGGCCGTCGGCGGCGCTTGCGGACGCAATCCCATTCCCCTCATCGTGCCCTGCCACCGCGTGGTGGCGAGCGCCGGCCTGGGCGGCTTCAACCAGTCCAGCGGCGATGGCACGCTCAACATCAAGAAATGGCTGCTGCGGCATGAGCTCGGATAA
- the xerD gene encoding site-specific tyrosine recombinase XerD yields the protein MSSDKDSIDAFLDQLWLSDGLSQNTLAAYRRDLSKLAARLAERGAALESAGQQDLERALLLGVDSEKPATRARLTSALRRYYQHLTQSGIRQDDPSARLVSPKQGQRLPKSLSEKDVEALLDAPDVSTPLGMRDRAMLEVLYASGLRVSELVGLTLSQLNLLDGVVKTIGKGSKERLVPLGEIAQDWLLRYFKEARPLLLAGHPCDEVFVTQRKAGMTRQMAWHLISQYAGRLGLAKVSPHVLRHAFATHLVNHGADLRVVQLLLGHSDISTTQIYTHVARERLKQLHAKHHPRG from the coding sequence ATGAGCTCGGATAAAGACAGCATCGACGCCTTCCTGGACCAGCTATGGCTGTCCGATGGCTTGTCGCAGAATACGCTGGCGGCCTACCGGCGCGACTTGTCCAAGCTGGCGGCGCGGCTGGCCGAGCGGGGCGCGGCGCTGGAGAGCGCCGGACAGCAAGATCTGGAGCGCGCGCTGCTGCTGGGCGTGGACAGCGAAAAGCCGGCCACCCGGGCCCGGCTGACGTCGGCCTTGCGCCGCTACTATCAGCATCTGACGCAAAGCGGGATCCGGCAGGATGACCCCAGCGCCAGGCTGGTGTCTCCCAAGCAAGGGCAACGGCTGCCTAAATCGCTATCCGAGAAGGATGTGGAGGCGCTGCTGGATGCGCCGGATGTGTCCACGCCGCTGGGAATGCGCGATCGGGCCATGCTGGAAGTGCTGTACGCCAGCGGACTGCGGGTGTCGGAACTGGTGGGGCTGACGCTCAGCCAGCTGAATTTGCTGGATGGCGTGGTCAAGACCATAGGCAAGGGCAGCAAGGAGCGGCTGGTGCCCTTGGGCGAGATAGCCCAGGATTGGCTGCTGCGTTATTTCAAGGAGGCGAGGCCATTGCTATTGGCCGGACATCCCTGCGACGAGGTATTCGTCACCCAGCGCAAGGCCGGCATGACGCGGCAGATGGCTTGGCATTTGATCTCGCAATACGCCGGCCGCCTGGGCTTGGCCAAGGTCAGTCCGCACGTGCTGCGCCATGCCTTCGCCACCCATCTGGTCAATCACGGCGCGGATCTGCGGGTGGTGCAGCTGCTATTGGGCCACTCCGATATTTCCACCACGCAGATCTACACCCATGTCGCGCGCGAACGCTTGAAGCAGCTGCACGCCAAGCATCATCCGCGCGGCTGA
- the clpA gene encoding ATP-dependent Clp protease ATP-binding subunit ClpA, with amino-acid sequence MIAQELEVSLHMAFMDARRKRHEFISVEHLLLAMTDNPSAAEVLRACGANIDQLKKQLTDFIDEHTPTVPGEAEVETQPTLGFQRVIQRAILHVQSSGKKEVSGANILVAIFGEKDSHAVYYLHQQGISRLDVVNFISHGITKQRSQQPPQEPRDNSNNDAESEEQTTGPGGALENYTQNLNQMARDGKIDPLIGREHELERTVQILCRRRKNNPLLVGEAGVGKTAIAEGLARRIVGGEVPEILSKSTVYALDMGALLAGTKYRGDFEQRLKAVIKQLTDDSNAILFIDEIHTLIGAGAASGGTLDASNLLKPALSNGSLRCIGATTYNEYRGIFEKDNALSRRFQKIDVTEPTVEQTVEILKGLKSRFEAHHGVKYTQSALSTAAELSARYINDRHLPDKAIDVIDEAGAAQKILPKSRQKKVINKSEIEEIVAKIARIPPKTVSSDDKNVLKNLERDLKNVVFGQEKAIEGLSSAIKMTRSGLGNPQKPIGSFLFSGPTGVGKTELARQLAYILGVELIRFDMSEYMERHAVSRLIGAPPGYVGFEQGGQLTEAINKHPYAVVLLDEIEKAHPDIYNVLLQVMDHGTLTDNNGRKADFRNVVLIMTTNAGAESLSKPTLGFTQTKAAGDEMGDIKKMFSPEFRNRLDAIIPFGMLDEQIILQVVDKFLMQLEQQLSEKHVDIHFTDELRRYLAKNGFDPLMGARPMARLIQDTLRKALADELLFGRLVSGGEVTVTVIDDKVELKFDQGALATEPA; translated from the coding sequence ATGATTGCCCAGGAGCTTGAAGTAAGCCTGCACATGGCGTTCATGGACGCACGGCGCAAGCGCCACGAGTTCATCAGCGTGGAGCATCTGCTGCTCGCGATGACCGACAACCCGTCGGCCGCAGAAGTCCTGCGGGCCTGCGGCGCCAATATCGACCAACTCAAGAAGCAGCTGACCGACTTCATCGACGAGCACACGCCCACCGTGCCCGGCGAGGCCGAAGTCGAAACCCAGCCTACGCTTGGCTTCCAGCGCGTGATTCAACGCGCCATCCTCCACGTGCAGTCGTCGGGCAAGAAGGAAGTGTCCGGCGCCAACATCCTGGTCGCCATCTTCGGCGAAAAGGACTCGCACGCGGTGTATTACCTGCACCAGCAAGGCATTTCGCGGCTGGATGTCGTCAACTTCATCTCGCACGGCATCACCAAGCAGCGGTCGCAGCAGCCGCCGCAAGAGCCGCGCGACAACAGCAACAACGACGCGGAGAGCGAGGAGCAGACCACCGGTCCGGGCGGGGCGCTGGAGAACTACACCCAGAACCTCAACCAGATGGCCCGCGACGGCAAGATCGACCCCTTGATCGGCCGCGAGCATGAGCTGGAACGCACGGTGCAGATCCTGTGCCGCCGCCGCAAGAACAACCCGCTGCTGGTGGGCGAGGCAGGCGTCGGCAAAACCGCCATCGCGGAGGGCCTGGCGCGCCGCATCGTGGGCGGAGAAGTGCCGGAAATCCTGTCCAAATCCACCGTCTACGCGCTGGACATGGGCGCCCTGCTGGCCGGCACCAAGTACCGCGGCGATTTCGAGCAGCGGCTGAAGGCGGTGATCAAGCAGCTCACCGACGACAGCAACGCGATCTTGTTCATTGACGAGATCCACACGCTGATCGGCGCCGGTGCGGCCTCCGGCGGCACGCTGGACGCGTCCAACCTGCTCAAGCCTGCCCTTTCGAACGGCAGCCTGCGTTGCATAGGCGCCACGACGTACAACGAATACCGCGGCATCTTCGAAAAAGACAACGCGCTGTCGCGCCGCTTCCAGAAGATAGACGTCACCGAGCCGACGGTCGAGCAGACGGTGGAAATCCTCAAGGGCCTGAAATCCCGCTTCGAGGCCCACCATGGCGTCAAGTACACGCAGTCGGCGCTGTCCACCGCGGCAGAGCTGTCGGCGCGCTACATCAACGACCGCCATCTGCCGGACAAGGCCATCGACGTGATCGACGAAGCCGGCGCGGCGCAGAAGATCCTGCCCAAGTCCAGGCAGAAGAAGGTGATCAACAAGTCGGAGATCGAAGAGATCGTCGCCAAGATCGCCCGCATTCCGCCCAAGACGGTCTCCAGCGACGACAAGAACGTGCTGAAGAACCTGGAGCGCGATCTGAAGAACGTGGTGTTCGGCCAGGAGAAGGCGATCGAAGGCCTGTCCAGCGCGATCAAGATGACGCGCTCCGGCCTGGGCAACCCGCAGAAGCCTATCGGCTCCTTCCTGTTCTCCGGCCCGACCGGCGTCGGCAAAACCGAGCTGGCGCGCCAACTGGCCTACATTCTCGGCGTCGAGCTGATCCGCTTCGACATGTCCGAGTATATGGAGCGCCATGCGGTGTCGCGCTTGATCGGCGCGCCTCCGGGCTATGTCGGCTTCGAACAGGGCGGCCAGTTGACCGAGGCCATCAACAAGCATCCGTACGCGGTGGTGCTGCTGGATGAGATCGAAAAAGCGCATCCGGACATCTACAACGTGCTGCTGCAGGTGATGGACCACGGCACCCTGACCGACAACAACGGCCGCAAGGCGGATTTCCGCAACGTGGTGCTGATCATGACCACCAACGCGGGCGCGGAATCGCTGTCCAAGCCGACGCTGGGCTTCACCCAGACCAAGGCCGCCGGCGACGAGATGGGCGACATCAAGAAGATGTTCAGCCCCGAGTTCCGCAACCGTCTGGACGCCATCATCCCGTTCGGCATGCTGGACGAGCAGATCATCCTGCAGGTGGTGGACAAGTTCCTGATGCAGCTGGAACAGCAATTGTCGGAGAAGCATGTCGACATCCACTTCACCGACGAGCTGCGCCGCTACCTGGCGAAGAACGGCTTCGACCCGCTGATGGGCGCCCGCCCGATGGCGCGGCTGATCCAGGACACGCTGCGCAAGGCGCTGGCGGACGAGCTGTTGTTCGGCCGCCTGGTATCCGGCGGCGAGGTGACGGTGACGGTGATCGACGACAAGGTGGAGCTGAAGTTCGACCAAGGCGCGCTGGCCACCGAACCGGCCTGA
- the clpS gene encoding ATP-dependent Clp protease adapter ClpS, with product MSTSVKDDAQLEASRVRENPPPMYKVLLLNDDFTPMDFVVQVLQQFFHMNREKATHIMLQVHTQGHGVCGVYTKDVAATKVEQVLQYAKAHQHPLQCVMEEN from the coding sequence ATGTCCACCTCGGTCAAAGACGATGCCCAGCTTGAGGCGTCACGGGTTAGGGAAAACCCACCCCCGATGTATAAGGTGTTGTTATTGAACGATGATTTTACCCCGATGGACTTCGTGGTGCAGGTTCTCCAGCAGTTCTTCCACATGAACCGAGAGAAGGCCACCCACATCATGCTGCAAGTCCACACGCAAGGTCACGGCGTGTGTGGCGTTTATACCAAAGACGTGGCTGCAACGAAGGTCGAGCAGGTGTTGCAATATGCGAAAGCGCATCAGCATCCGCTTCAGTGCGTAATGGAGGAAAACTGA
- a CDS encoding cold-shock protein has product MAFGTVKWFNDAKGFGFITPDEGGEDLFAHFSAINMQGFKTLKEGQRVSFEVVSGPKGKQASNIQNAA; this is encoded by the coding sequence ATGGCATTTGGTACCGTGAAGTGGTTCAATGACGCAAAAGGCTTCGGCTTTATTACTCCGGACGAAGGTGGCGAGGATCTGTTCGCTCACTTCTCGGCCATCAACATGCAAGGCTTCAAGACCCTGAAAGAGGGTCAGCGTGTAAGCTTTGAAGTGGTGTCCGGTCCGAAGGGCAAGCAAGCGTCTAATATCCAGAACGCTGCTTAA
- a CDS encoding GNAT family N-acetyltransferase — MPHLTTARLLLRRPTLDDIDSLFAIYGDPATNLYNPNGPYPSRLYAAEKMAAWLKGWDQDGIGQWAVAKLDSPAEVIGFGGLSYMDYNGELKLNLGYRFATAAWGKGYASETARAALDCAFERLNAPSIYGKVRPANLASIHVLEKQGFRQIAQLRDVEDRPPSLVFELTQADYLSRA; from the coding sequence ATGCCGCATTTGACCACCGCAAGGCTGCTGCTGCGCAGACCGACGCTTGACGATATTGACAGCCTGTTCGCCATCTATGGCGATCCAGCGACCAATCTCTACAATCCCAACGGCCCCTACCCTTCAAGGCTCTATGCCGCAGAAAAAATGGCAGCCTGGCTAAAAGGATGGGATCAGGACGGCATCGGCCAATGGGCTGTTGCAAAACTGGACTCGCCTGCAGAGGTCATCGGATTTGGCGGGCTGTCTTACATGGATTACAACGGCGAACTCAAATTGAACCTCGGCTATCGTTTCGCCACGGCAGCCTGGGGCAAAGGTTACGCCAGCGAAACCGCCCGCGCCGCCTTGGACTGCGCCTTCGAGCGGCTCAATGCGCCTTCAATCTATGGCAAGGTCAGGCCTGCCAACCTGGCGTCAATCCACGTGCTGGAAAAGCAAGGCTTTCGACAGATCGCGCAGCTGCGCGACGTGGAAGACCGCCCACCCTCGCTTGTTTTTGAATTGACTCAAGCCGATTATCTGAGTCGCGCCTAA